tttttttcttcttgaacTACATGAAAACCATATGCTTTACAATTTTAGAACAAAATTGTTATTCTAATTTTagaactttataaaaaaataaccgCCGGCACAATCAACTGAACGACAGCAAAGCAAATTGATTAGCACAATCTAAAAACTCTCCCCAATTTAATCAGACAACcggcttctcttcttctctatttCAAAGGAAATAGATTTTTTGTGACAAAAGATTGTGTGGAAAACACTCCGAACTTCAATCTCTTCCTCACATTCCTACTGCTAATAAAACAAGCCTCTCCTCAAAACCCTTTATTCTAGCCCCTCCCTACCAATGGCTCCTCTATTAACTATTcatctttttaaattgtaataaaccttttttaaaaacccaaaaaataaaaataaaagacttTACCTGAGAATCAGGTTCAGGATGGCCTCAAGGAGCCTCTCCTACACACAACTCCTTGGCCTCCTGTCCTTTATCCTCCTCTTGTTCACAACCTCCTCAACCGCGGTTCGTGTTGGAGTCATTCTCCATAAGCCCTCTGCTCCAACCCTCCCTGTATTCAGAGAAGCCCCAGCTTTCAGAAACGGTGATCAATGTGAGGCTGATAAGATTCATATAGCCATGACTCTCGACACAAACTACCTCCGTGGAACAATGGCTGCTGTCTTGTCTCTCCTACAACATTCAACTTGTCCTGAAAACCTCTCTTTTCATTTCCTCTCCCTTCCTCATTTCGAAAACGACCTCTTCTCCAGCATCAAATCAACTTTTCCTTACCTAAACTTTAAGATTTATACGTTCGACCCAAACCTAGTCCGCAGCAAAATCTCCAAGTCCATCAGACAAGCACTTGATCAACCCTTAAATTACGCGAGAATCTACCTCGCGGATATCATTCCTACCAGCGTCAACCGGATCATATACCTAGACTCGGACCTTGTTGTGGTCGACGACATAGAGAAGCTATGGCATGTAGAGATGGAAGGTAAAGTCGTGGCAGCTCCAGAGTACTGCCACGCGAACTTCACCTACTATTTCACAAAAGCTTTCTGGTCGGACCCGGAACTAGTCAAAGTCCTTGAAGGAAAACGCCCGTGTTATTTCAACACGGGCGTTATGGTCGTGGACGTTGGTAAATGGAGGAGAGGGATGTACACACAGAAGGTAGAAGAGTGGATGACGGTACAGAAGCAGAAGAGGATATACCATTTGGGATCATTGCCTCCGTTCTTGCTGATATTCGCCGGAGATATAAAAGCTGTTGATCACCGGTGGAACCAGCATGGTCTAGGAGGTGATAATTTTGAAGGGAAATGTAGAACGTTGCATCCAGGTCCGATAAGTCTTCTTCATTGGAGTGGGAAAGGGAAGCCATGGTTAAGATTAGATTCGAGAAAGCCTTGTATTGTTGATCATCTTTGGGCTCCGTATGATCTGTACCGTTCATCAAGACATTCATTAGAAGAGTAGAGGCAAAAAAGAACATAAGAAGATGGCACATATATATACTAGGAGATGGAGACGATCCATGCATGGAGCGATCGAAGAGAGCCAAAAAAACAAgtgtagcaaaaaaaaaagagaaaccaaGAGAGAAAGATTTTGTAACACAAACTCTTAACGTAAACAAGACGTTGTGCATTGAGCTTTGGTAGTGGGATGGTATATCATGCAGATggactttttttttctccttcgtTTCATGTTTGTTTTGTTCTACCTCTCTTTGCTTCGACGTGTAATATTGTATATAGGGTAGTATTACTGCGAAACTGGAGGATTGaattcatttctctagagatcTGATTCTGTTAGAATCCGTTACGGGTTGTTCATATATAATGTCTCTCCTTCTCAAACCCTAGTTGAGGTACAGAAGAAATTTTACCCCAGGATAAGATCATGCACGTCTCGATTTAGCTAGGAGTAAAAGGAGCAACTGTAAGAGATTCCGAGCTTGCTATGCTGCTCCACTGAATTAAAATCAAAGAAGTTGACTCTTCTTCACTGATGAGGCTTCAgcatatagagcatttaccgaaaaattcaatattttcgtaaggattaacacatagattttgagaacaattcaaaaatatgaaaatactgttttaatgcacagttgcatcattcactaacatacgATGAAGGTCAAAAatgtttagaacttttgttgtctccgtttctctagagaatagcaattttatagtggttagtccaccaatttagggagttttatgaagttttactaaattaattgacaaaaaaataaaacgatatccatgtaccatgaaagagagtttaatatacattaatacaaatatagaatgtgtttacatattttaaaacaacactaaagatcataggcttcagtatatagagcatttaccgaaaaattcaatattttcgtgagggttaacacatagattttgagaaaagttcaaaaatacaaaaatattgttttaatgcatagttgcatccttcaataacatatggtgatggtcaaagaggtttgaaattttttttgtctccgtttctctagaaaagagCGATGtgatagtggttagtccaccaatttaaggagtattataaagttttactaaattaattgaaacaaaattaaaacgatgatcatgtaccatgaaagaaagtttaatatacattaatacattaatacaaatgtagaatgtatttaaaaattttaaaacaacaataaagatcataggcttcagtatatagagcatttaccgaaaaaatcaatattttcgtaacacatagattttgagaaaaattcaaaaatatgaaaatactgttttaatgaatagttgcatccttcaataacatatgatgaaggtcaaagaggtttagaatttttgttgtctccgtttctctagaaaatagcgattttatagtgggttagtccaccaatttagggagtattatgaagttttacttaattaattgacaaaaaa
This region of Brassica napus cultivar Da-Ae chromosome C5, Da-Ae, whole genome shotgun sequence genomic DNA includes:
- the LOC106400280 gene encoding probable galacturonosyltransferase-like 4 gives rise to the protein MASRSLSYTQLLGLLSFILLLFTTSSTAVRVGVILHKPSAPTLPVFREAPAFRNGDQCEADKIHIAMTLDTNYLRGTMAAVLSLLQHSTCPENLSFHFLSLPHFENDLFSSIKSTFPYLNFKIYTFDPNLVRSKISKSIRQALDQPLNYARIYLADIIPTSVNRIIYLDSDLVVVDDIEKLWHVEMEGKVVAAPEYCHANFTYYFTKAFWSDPELVKVLEGKRPCYFNTGVMVVDVGKWRRGMYTQKVEEWMTVQKQKRIYHLGSLPPFLLIFAGDIKAVDHRWNQHGLGGDNFEGKCRTLHPGPISLLHWSGKGKPWLRLDSRKPCIVDHLWAPYDLYRSSRHSLEE